The following proteins are co-located in the Labrys monachus genome:
- a CDS encoding ABC transporter ATP-binding protein/permease, translated as MIRILAGLVGLATLGFAAGAAMGPVPFYLPVAALILAAVLFASARIPTVIRFLIGLFAVSFLLLGVVTAAHEAGLTPPAMEAFLPPPQAAIVAALLALINYIICYIPVVRRIIDMVNPFFESDDPDRLELGYFGDWNVRDRTLGLGLLGIIIILNVIQVYMLVLFNFWNNRFYTALQDKNAVSFWYELGFFTALATLWIIRGMCESYLTSILKLHWRQWLSRRYISQWLSDKVHYRLALAHDRADNPDQRISEDINSFTDQSFDIYINIFVTSLNFYAFVQILWSISAQFPYKIYGFDLSNIPGYLVWMVLVFAVVVTYLTHLVGRPLVAISFRKQKVEADFRYNLVRVRENAEQIALLQGEPVEQIGLMDRFKAVFSTTLALIIRQLKLTGVTLAYAQVNVVLPFVLLAPAYFATADMKLGAMTQAGDAFGNVQGAFSLFITMYGTLAAFKAVVNRLTSFDTAIERANEAKEKGVKLATSAGARNIEGVDVDVDLPGSIGLLHKISFALRKGERTLVTGGSGSGKTTLFRSIAGIWPYGKGRITLPQGEDVMLLPQQPYFPIGTLRATLAYPSEEKAFADDMLIEALTRAGLGHLAGRLDEHDNWSHVLSGGEKQRVAVVRAILRKPVWLLLDEATSAMDEDSEADIYRLLREALPGTTIVSIGHRSSLAALHDRRLALVKDDKGTRMEEAPLAAFGT; from the coding sequence ATGATCCGAATTCTCGCGGGCCTCGTCGGCCTCGCCACCCTTGGTTTTGCTGCAGGAGCAGCGATGGGGCCGGTGCCGTTCTACTTGCCCGTCGCCGCGTTGATCCTGGCGGCCGTCCTCTTCGCGTCCGCAAGGATTCCGACGGTCATCCGGTTCCTGATCGGTCTGTTCGCGGTCTCGTTTCTGCTGCTGGGCGTGGTAACGGCCGCCCATGAGGCCGGACTGACGCCACCTGCCATGGAAGCCTTCCTGCCGCCACCGCAGGCCGCCATCGTGGCCGCCCTGCTGGCGCTGATCAACTACATCATCTGCTACATACCGGTCGTACGGCGCATCATCGACATGGTGAACCCCTTCTTCGAGTCGGATGATCCGGATCGTCTCGAGCTAGGGTATTTCGGCGACTGGAATGTAAGAGACCGTACACTCGGTCTCGGCTTGCTTGGCATCATCATCATCCTCAATGTGATCCAAGTCTATATGTTGGTCCTGTTCAATTTCTGGAACAACAGATTCTATACGGCACTGCAGGACAAGAACGCGGTATCATTCTGGTACGAGCTCGGTTTCTTCACGGCGCTCGCCACCTTGTGGATCATCCGGGGCATGTGCGAGTCCTACCTAACGTCCATCCTGAAGCTGCATTGGCGGCAATGGCTGTCGCGCCGCTACATCAGCCAATGGCTCTCGGACAAGGTGCATTACAGGCTGGCGCTCGCCCATGACCGGGCCGACAATCCGGACCAGCGTATTTCGGAAGATATCAATAGCTTTACTGACCAATCATTTGATATTTATATTAATATATTTGTAACTTCTCTGAATTTCTATGCATTTGTGCAGATATTATGGAGTATATCGGCTCAATTCCCCTATAAGATATACGGCTTTGATCTAAGCAACATTCCTGGATATCTGGTTTGGATGGTGCTTGTTTTTGCCGTCGTCGTGACATACCTGACGCATCTCGTCGGCCGTCCCTTGGTAGCCATCTCTTTCCGGAAGCAGAAGGTCGAGGCCGATTTTCGTTACAATCTCGTGCGGGTGCGGGAGAACGCCGAGCAGATCGCTCTGCTGCAGGGCGAGCCGGTGGAACAGATCGGATTGATGGATCGCTTCAAGGCGGTCTTCTCGACGACGCTGGCCCTCATCATTCGCCAGCTGAAACTGACCGGGGTGACCCTGGCCTATGCCCAGGTCAACGTCGTGCTGCCCTTCGTCCTGCTCGCGCCGGCCTATTTCGCCACCGCTGATATGAAGCTCGGCGCGATGACGCAGGCGGGCGACGCCTTCGGAAACGTCCAGGGCGCGTTCTCCCTGTTCATCACGATGTATGGCACGCTCGCGGCTTTCAAGGCTGTCGTCAACCGTCTTACGAGCTTCGATACCGCCATCGAACGCGCCAACGAGGCCAAGGAAAAGGGCGTCAAGCTTGCGACCTCGGCCGGCGCGCGGAACATCGAAGGCGTCGATGTCGACGTCGACCTACCAGGTTCCATCGGTCTCCTGCACAAGATCTCCTTCGCTCTGCGCAAGGGCGAGCGCACGCTGGTGACCGGTGGATCCGGATCGGGCAAGACCACCCTGTTCCGTTCGATCGCCGGCATCTGGCCCTATGGCAAGGGCAGGATCACCCTGCCGCAGGGCGAGGATGTCATGCTGCTGCCGCAGCAGCCCTATTTCCCGATCGGCACGTTGCGGGCGACGCTCGCATATCCTTCGGAGGAGAAGGCCTTCGCCGACGACATGCTGATCGAGGCGCTGACCCGGGCCGGCCTCGGCCATCTCGCCGGCCGCCTTGACGAGCACGACAACTGGTCGCATGTCCTGTCGGGAGGCGAGAAGCAGCGGGTCGCCGTGGTCCGGGCGATCCTGCGCAAGCCGGTCTGGCTGCTGCTCGACGAGGCGACGTCGGCGATGGACGAAGACAGCGAGGCCGATATCTACCGCCTGCTGCGCGAGGCGCTGCCCGGCACCACGATCGTTTCGATCGGGCATCGCTCGTCGCTGGCGGCGCTGCACGACCGCCGCCTCGCTTTGGTCAAGGACGACAAGGGAACCCGCATGGAGGAAGCGCCGCTCGCGGCGTTCGGCACCTGA
- a CDS encoding META domain-containing protein codes for MRVLRSLACAALSAFTLAGCSMFASVPPNNVPPAIPKPLDNKTSLPFPFNRTFAAVSYKDQKFNGDRPTVLISDSNRGIGFSACNNWSATIVPRQDQHLAIGPVAISKRKCEDRLMHNEQVFLFVLRTATDWTYDGRQLIFKGPFGTMVFEAAA; via the coding sequence ATGCGCGTTCTGCGTTCTCTTGCATGTGCCGCCCTGTCGGCATTCACCCTGGCGGGCTGCTCGATGTTTGCCTCGGTACCTCCCAACAATGTCCCGCCCGCGATTCCCAAGCCCCTCGACAACAAGACGTCGCTGCCCTTCCCCTTCAACCGCACCTTCGCCGCGGTGTCCTACAAGGACCAGAAGTTCAATGGCGACCGGCCGACGGTCCTGATCTCGGACAGCAATCGCGGCATCGGCTTTTCGGCCTGCAACAACTGGTCGGCCACCATCGTGCCGCGCCAGGACCAGCATCTGGCCATCGGGCCGGTGGCGATCAGCAAGCGCAAATGCGAGGATCGCCTGATGCATAACGAGCAGGTCTTCCTGTTCGTGCTGCGCACCGCGACGGACTGGACCTATGACGGCCGCCAGCTCATCTTCAAGGGCCCGTTCGGCACCATGGTCTTCGAAGCCGCGGCGTGA
- a CDS encoding arsenate-mycothiol transferase ArsC, producing MAEPRIRRPQSVLFACGHNVIRSPMAEAIGRYYFGRSIFFASAGVRPGEPDPFVAGVLEEIGISMGRHRPHSFEELEELEGLNFDLILTLAPEAHHRALELTRTLACEVEYWPTPDPSLVAGHRDQKLDAYRALREGLIDRIAARLGGG from the coding sequence TTGGCGGAGCCGCGGATACGGCGCCCGCAATCGGTGCTGTTCGCCTGCGGGCACAACGTCATCCGCTCACCCATGGCAGAAGCGATCGGGCGCTATTACTTCGGCCGCTCGATCTTCTTCGCTTCGGCCGGGGTGCGCCCCGGCGAGCCCGACCCCTTCGTCGCCGGCGTGCTCGAGGAGATCGGGATTTCGATGGGACGGCACCGCCCGCACAGCTTCGAGGAACTGGAAGAACTGGAAGGCCTGAATTTCGACCTTATCCTCACGCTCGCCCCCGAGGCCCATCACCGGGCGCTCGAATTGACGCGGACGCTGGCCTGCGAGGTCGAATATTGGCCGACGCCCGATCCCAGCCTCGTCGCAGGCCATCGCGACCAGAAGCTGGACGCCTATCGCGCCTTGCGCGAGGGCCTGATCGACCGCATCGCGGCGCGGCTCGGCGGCGGCTGA
- a CDS encoding UPF0262 family protein: protein MDEFGPHCRLIAVHLDKHSIGRGTADQEHERAVAAYDLIEANVFAPVGHDCGPYALHISQRGGRLVLDIRKADGEPVVAHVLSLIPLRRVVRDYFTICDSYYDAIRTATPSRIETIDLARRSLHNEGSEMLRERLAGKIALDLATARRLFTLVSALYWKG from the coding sequence ATGGACGAATTCGGGCCCCATTGCCGGTTGATCGCAGTGCATCTCGACAAGCACAGCATCGGCCGCGGCACGGCCGACCAGGAGCATGAACGGGCCGTCGCCGCCTATGACCTGATCGAGGCGAACGTCTTCGCGCCGGTCGGCCACGATTGCGGCCCCTATGCCCTCCATATTTCGCAGCGGGGGGGCCGGCTCGTCCTCGACATCCGCAAGGCGGACGGCGAGCCGGTGGTGGCGCACGTGCTCTCGCTGATCCCCCTGCGCCGGGTGGTGCGCGATTATTTCACCATCTGCGACAGCTATTACGACGCGATCCGCACCGCCACGCCGTCCCGCATCGAGACCATCGACCTCGCGCGCCGCAGCCTGCACAATGAAGGCTCTGAGATGCTCCGCGAGCGGCTGGCCGGCAAGATCGCGCTCGACCTCGCCACGGCGCGGCGGCTCTTCACCCTCGTCTCGGCCCTGTACTGGAAGGGCTGA
- the hisD gene encoding histidinol dehydrogenase: MPVRLTSTQADFAAAFAALLAAKREISEDVDTVVRGIIEAVVARGDAALIDYTARFDRLTLSAETLRIGADEIATAEALCDPRALAALELAAQRIRAFHERQRPSDLRFTDHAGVELGWRWTAIEAVGLYVPGGTAAYPSSVLMNAIPAKVAGCPRLVVAVPSPGGALNPLVLAAAKLAGVDEVYRIGGAQAIAALAYGTATIAPVAKITGPGNAYVAAAKRRVFGHVGIDMIAGPSEVLVIADDSANPDWIAADLLAQAEHDTASQSILITDSPDLADAVERSLARQLETLPRADIAGASWRDFGAVITLASLDEAPALADRLAAEHLEIITRDADAMAARIRNAGAIFLGGHTPEAIGDYVGGSNHVLPTARSARFSSGLGVLDFMKRTSILRCGPEQLAALGPAAIALGEAEGLAAHARSVSIRSNSV; the protein is encoded by the coding sequence ATGCCGGTCCGGCTCACCAGCACGCAGGCCGATTTCGCCGCCGCGTTCGCCGCCCTCCTTGCCGCCAAGCGTGAGATCTCCGAAGACGTCGACACCGTCGTGCGCGGCATCATCGAGGCGGTGGTCGCCCGCGGCGACGCGGCGCTGATCGACTACACCGCCCGTTTCGACCGGCTGACGCTGAGCGCGGAAACGCTCAGGATCGGCGCCGACGAGATCGCCACGGCCGAGGCGCTGTGCGATCCCAGGGCCCTCGCCGCGCTGGAGCTGGCGGCCCAGCGCATCCGTGCCTTCCATGAGCGGCAGAGGCCGTCCGACCTGCGCTTCACCGACCATGCCGGCGTCGAACTGGGATGGCGCTGGACGGCGATCGAGGCGGTGGGCCTCTATGTGCCCGGCGGCACGGCCGCCTATCCCTCCTCGGTGCTGATGAACGCCATCCCCGCCAAGGTGGCGGGCTGCCCGCGCCTCGTCGTCGCGGTGCCCAGCCCCGGCGGCGCGCTCAACCCGCTGGTGCTGGCCGCGGCGAAGCTCGCCGGCGTCGACGAGGTCTATCGCATCGGCGGGGCGCAGGCGATCGCCGCCCTCGCCTATGGCACGGCGACCATCGCGCCCGTCGCCAAGATCACCGGCCCCGGCAACGCCTATGTCGCGGCGGCCAAGCGGCGGGTGTTCGGCCATGTCGGCATCGACATGATCGCCGGGCCTTCCGAGGTGCTCGTCATCGCCGACGACAGCGCCAATCCGGACTGGATCGCCGCCGATCTCCTCGCGCAGGCCGAGCACGACACCGCCTCGCAGTCGATCCTGATCACCGACAGCCCCGATCTCGCCGACGCAGTCGAGCGCAGCCTCGCCCGCCAGCTCGAAACCCTGCCGCGCGCCGACATCGCCGGTGCGAGCTGGCGCGATTTCGGCGCCGTCATCACCCTGGCCTCGCTGGACGAGGCGCCGGCCCTTGCCGACCGGCTGGCCGCCGAGCATCTCGAGATCATCACCCGCGATGCCGACGCCATGGCCGCGCGCATCCGCAATGCGGGTGCCATCTTCCTCGGCGGCCATACGCCGGAGGCGATCGGCGACTATGTCGGCGGCTCCAACCATGTGCTGCCGACGGCCCGTTCGGCCCGATTCTCGTCCGGCCTCGGCGTGCTCGACTTCATGAAGCGCACCTCGATCCTGCGCTGCGGCCCGGAGCAGCTCGCCGCGCTCGGCCCCGCTGCCATCGCGCTCGGCGAGGCGGAAGGCCTCGCCGCCCATGCGCGATCGGTTTCGATCCGGAGCAATAGCGTGTAG
- a CDS encoding DUF2948 family protein gives MPEELKLLAFDEEDLAVISTHLQDAAVLPADMAWLPAEKRFALVVDRFDWCGAQSGERIRRRSGLHFERVLHVQRLRFDQHAPTQAVLLSIGFEKSEDPAGIVTLHFDDGGAIRLKVECLEAAMSDLGPAWPCGSPPPARA, from the coding sequence ATGCCCGAAGAACTCAAGCTGCTCGCTTTCGACGAGGAGGACCTGGCGGTCATCTCCACGCATCTGCAGGATGCTGCGGTCCTGCCGGCGGACATGGCCTGGCTTCCGGCGGAAAAGCGCTTCGCCTTGGTGGTCGACCGCTTCGACTGGTGCGGCGCCCAGAGCGGCGAGCGCATCCGGCGCCGGTCGGGCCTGCATTTCGAGCGCGTGCTGCATGTCCAGCGCCTCCGTTTCGACCAGCACGCCCCGACGCAGGCCGTGCTGCTCTCCATCGGCTTCGAGAAGAGCGAGGATCCGGCCGGCATCGTGACGTTGCATTTTGACGACGGCGGTGCCATCCGTCTCAAGGTCGAATGCCTGGAAGCCGCGATGTCCGATCTCGGTCCCGCCTGGCCTTGCGGCTCTCCCCCGCCCGCCCGCGCCTGA
- a CDS encoding RES family NAD+ phosphorylase: MTPLPAALGGTDLVAWRLDQSTFAPTWDSGEGAYRAGGRWNSAGQRVVYCSVDPATAILEVAVHKGFKALDMVRHTLTSMTITDTPSVHIVDPSDVPNPNWLRPGLPGAGQQAFGNDLLNRHKFVLIPSAVSTHSWNLIFIASLAAGSYRMRTQEAFALDTRLHPPPSA, encoded by the coding sequence ATGACGCCTCTTCCCGCCGCTCTCGGCGGCACCGACCTCGTTGCCTGGCGCCTGGATCAATCGACATTCGCCCCGACGTGGGACAGCGGCGAAGGTGCCTATCGGGCGGGCGGGCGCTGGAACAGCGCCGGTCAGCGTGTCGTCTATTGCAGCGTCGATCCCGCAACCGCGATCCTGGAGGTCGCCGTGCACAAGGGCTTCAAGGCCCTGGACATGGTCCGGCACACCCTGACGTCGATGACGATCACCGACACGCCGAGCGTCCATATCGTCGATCCCTCGGATGTTCCCAATCCAAATTGGCTGAGGCCCGGGCTTCCGGGAGCGGGGCAGCAGGCTTTCGGCAACGATCTGCTCAATCGGCACAAATTCGTCCTGATCCCGAGCGCGGTGTCGACGCACAGCTGGAACCTGATCTTCATCGCGTCGCTGGCCGCCGGATCCTATCGCATGAGAACGCAGGAGGCCTTTGCGCTCGACACCCGGCTGCATCCGCCGCCAAGCGCCTGA
- the parS gene encoding type II RES/Xre toxin-antitoxin system antitoxin, which translates to MNEPDQLHRVVELLGGSRVFARAMNEPLDAHEMLLEGLPGHALTHLIENLRILPRTASLEKAVGMSLRTFQRRRDAPSRVLSLEQSGRTWKFAEILARATALLGSQTDAEQWLEQPAIGLNQRRPIDLLSTPAGVEMVENYLERLEYGVYA; encoded by the coding sequence ATGAACGAGCCTGACCAGCTTCACCGCGTCGTGGAATTGCTCGGCGGCAGCCGTGTCTTCGCACGGGCCATGAATGAACCGCTCGACGCTCACGAAATGCTGCTCGAAGGCCTGCCCGGACACGCCTTGACCCATTTGATCGAGAATCTCCGCATCCTGCCCAGGACGGCATCGCTGGAGAAGGCGGTGGGCATGAGCCTTCGTACCTTCCAGCGGCGCAGGGATGCTCCATCGAGGGTCCTGAGCCTGGAACAAAGTGGCAGGACTTGGAAATTCGCGGAAATCCTCGCCAGGGCGACGGCCCTTCTCGGTTCGCAGACAGACGCGGAACAGTGGCTCGAGCAGCCGGCCATCGGGCTGAACCAGCGGCGTCCGATCGACCTCCTGTCCACGCCGGCGGGCGTGGAGATGGTCGAGAACTATCTCGAACGTCTCGAATATGGCGTTTACGCATGA
- a CDS encoding thiamine pyrophosphate-binding protein — protein sequence MTQSTSRNGGRLIVDALVAQGAGHVFCVPGESYLAVLDALHDAPIDVTVCRQEGGAAMMAEAAGKLTGRPGIAMVTRGPGATNASHGIHIAMQDSTPMILFIGQVERGMREREAFQEVDYKAFFGSMAKWVVEIDKAERIPELVARAFRVAMQGRPGPVVIALPEDVLMEEAEVADAALVEPALTWPGNADMMRLQSLLWAARKPFVIVGGSGWSERAVASLTRFAERFDLPVGTSFRRQMLFPADHPNYAGDVGIGPNPKLAQRIKDADLLILAGGRLSEMPSSSYTLIDVPTPRQALVHVHAGAEELGRVYQPALAIHASPQAFASALEGLQPPNSLPWSGETREANRDFHAWTDEPKALPGSFQYGEALLWLRERLPEDAVICNGAGNYAIWVQRYLRFRRFGTQLAPTSGSMGYGVPAAVAAKALDRDRMVVCFAGDGCFMMNGQEFATAVQYDLPIVVIVVDNGMYGTIRMHQEREFPGRVSATQLRNPDFAAYAVAFGGHGERVETAAAFGPAFERAVASGKPSILHCRLDAEAITPMTTLAKIREQALAK from the coding sequence ATGACACAATCCACTTCCCGCAATGGCGGCCGCCTGATCGTCGACGCGCTGGTGGCGCAGGGCGCCGGCCACGTGTTCTGCGTTCCCGGCGAGAGCTACCTCGCGGTGCTCGACGCCCTGCACGATGCGCCGATCGACGTCACCGTCTGCCGCCAGGAGGGCGGGGCGGCGATGATGGCGGAAGCGGCGGGCAAGCTGACGGGCCGGCCCGGCATCGCCATGGTCACGCGCGGGCCTGGCGCCACCAACGCCTCGCACGGTATCCACATCGCCATGCAGGATTCCACGCCGATGATCCTGTTCATCGGGCAGGTGGAGCGCGGCATGCGCGAGCGCGAGGCGTTCCAGGAAGTGGACTACAAGGCCTTCTTCGGCTCCATGGCCAAATGGGTGGTGGAGATCGACAAGGCGGAGCGCATTCCCGAATTGGTCGCCCGGGCCTTCCGCGTCGCCATGCAGGGCCGCCCGGGCCCCGTCGTCATCGCCCTTCCCGAGGACGTCCTGATGGAGGAGGCCGAGGTCGCCGATGCGGCCCTGGTCGAACCGGCGCTGACCTGGCCCGGCAATGCCGACATGATGCGGCTGCAATCCCTGCTCTGGGCCGCCAGGAAGCCCTTCGTCATCGTCGGGGGCTCGGGCTGGTCGGAGAGGGCGGTGGCGAGCCTGACGCGCTTCGCCGAGCGCTTCGACCTGCCGGTCGGCACCTCCTTCCGCCGGCAGATGCTGTTTCCTGCCGACCACCCCAATTATGCCGGCGATGTCGGCATCGGCCCCAATCCGAAGCTGGCGCAGCGCATCAAGGACGCCGATCTCCTCATCCTCGCGGGCGGGCGGCTGTCGGAAATGCCGTCCTCGTCCTACACCCTGATCGATGTGCCCACGCCGCGCCAGGCCCTGGTGCATGTCCATGCCGGCGCGGAGGAACTCGGCCGCGTCTACCAGCCGGCGCTGGCGATCCATGCCTCGCCCCAGGCCTTCGCCTCCGCCCTCGAAGGGCTGCAGCCGCCCAACAGCCTGCCCTGGTCCGGCGAGACCCGCGAGGCCAACCGGGATTTCCACGCCTGGACGGACGAGCCGAAGGCCCTGCCGGGCTCCTTCCAATATGGCGAGGCGCTGCTCTGGCTGCGCGAGCGCCTGCCCGAGGACGCGGTGATCTGCAACGGCGCCGGCAATTATGCCATCTGGGTGCAGCGCTATCTGCGCTTCCGCCGCTTCGGCACGCAGCTCGCCCCGACATCGGGCTCGATGGGCTACGGCGTGCCCGCCGCCGTCGCCGCCAAGGCGCTCGACCGCGACAGGATGGTGGTGTGCTTCGCCGGGGACGGCTGTTTCATGATGAACGGGCAGGAATTCGCCACCGCCGTGCAGTACGACCTGCCCATCGTGGTGATCGTCGTCGACAACGGCATGTACGGCACCATCCGCATGCATCAGGAGCGCGAATTTCCCGGCCGGGTTTCCGCCACGCAGCTCCGCAATCCCGATTTCGCCGCCTACGCCGTCGCTTTCGGCGGCCATGGCGAGCGGGTGGAGACGGCGGCGGCGTTCGGGCCGGCGTTCGAGCGGGCGGTGGCGTCCGGCAAGCCTTCGATCCTGCATTGCCGGCTCGATGCGGAAGCGATCACGCCGATGACGA